AACACGTCGTTGACGAGCGCCTGCTTCTCGCCTTCCCGCACCTCGCGGAAGCCGTAGGAGGTTTCCATGCCGCCGTCTGCGGATGTGCGCTGTTCGGTCATCGTCGTCTCCATGGGCCGGTCTGTCGCAGCCTTAATGCTGGCAAGACCATAGCGAATTGGCTTTGGCCGCGCTATCTGAACGCTTCGCCGGGTATATAGGACATTGATGGCCGGGAGGGAAATGCCGGACCGCGGCAAATGCGCTCAAGGTTAAATCGTCTTCAAGGAGAACGGGATGCCGGAACTGCCGGAAGTGGAAACGGTCAAACGCGGCCTCGCGCCCGTCATGGAAGGATCGCGCATCCGCCGCGCCGAGCTGCGCCGCCCGGACCTGCGCTTTCCCTTCCCGCCCGCCTTTTCCGAGGCGCTGGAGGGCCGTCGCATCGTCTCGCTCGGCCGCCGTGCCAAATATCTGCTGATCGATATCGAGGGCGGCGACGTGGTGATCGCCCATCTCGGCATGTCCGGCTCGTTCCGGGTGGAGGGCGCGCCGGAGGCCGAGACGCCCGGCGACTTCCACATGCCGCGGAGCAAGGACACGCGCCACGACCATGTCGTCTTCCATCTGGAGACGGCGGAGGGCGAGCGCCGCGTCGTCTATAACGACCCGCGCCGCTTCGGCTTCATGGATCTCGCCCGCCGCGAGGATCTGGCCGCCCACGCCTTCTTCCGCGATCTCGGCGAGGAGCCGACCGGCAACACGCTCGACGCCGACTATATCGCGGCAAAATTCCGCGGCCGCCAGGCGCCGCTGAAGGCGGCGCTGCTCGACCAGAAGAACATTGCCGGCCTCGGCAACATCTATGTCTGCGAGGCGCTGTGGCGCGCCCATCTTTCGCCCGAGCGGCTGGCCGGAACGCTGGTGACGGCGGCCGGCAAGCCGAAGAAGGAACTCGTGGCGCTGACCGAGGCGATCCGCCAGGTCATCGCCGACGCCATCGAGGCCGGCGGCTCGACCTTGCGAGACCATATCCGCGCCGACGGCTCGCTCGGCTATTTCCAGCACTCCTTTTCCGTCTATGACCGCGAGAAGGAGCCTTGCCGCACGCCGGGCTGCACGGGCACAATCGGCCGCATCGTGCAGAGCGGCCGGTCGACCTTCCACTGCGCCGTCTGCCAGAAGTAATAGAAGAGGAGACAAACATGGCCCATGAAACCCTGCTGGTCGAGACGCGTGGCCGCGTCGGCCTCATCACGCTCAACCGGCCGCAGGCGCTGAACGCGCTGAACCGCCAGCTTCTCGACGAGTTGAGGGCCGTGCTCGCCGGCTTCGAGGCCGA
The Shinella zoogloeoides DNA segment above includes these coding regions:
- the mutM gene encoding bifunctional DNA-formamidopyrimidine glycosylase/DNA-(apurinic or apyrimidinic site) lyase, with the translated sequence MPELPEVETVKRGLAPVMEGSRIRRAELRRPDLRFPFPPAFSEALEGRRIVSLGRRAKYLLIDIEGGDVVIAHLGMSGSFRVEGAPEAETPGDFHMPRSKDTRHDHVVFHLETAEGERRVVYNDPRRFGFMDLARREDLAAHAFFRDLGEEPTGNTLDADYIAAKFRGRQAPLKAALLDQKNIAGLGNIYVCEALWRAHLSPERLAGTLVTAAGKPKKELVALTEAIRQVIADAIEAGGSTLRDHIRADGSLGYFQHSFSVYDREKEPCRTPGCTGTIGRIVQSGRSTFHCAVCQK